Proteins from a single region of Bacteroidota bacterium:
- the metF gene encoding methylenetetrahydrofolate reductase [NAD(P)H] translates to MKVVDSIKQAKSTLLSIEILPPLKGKSIQSIYNIIDPLQEFKPAFIDVTYHREEYVYKKREGGFLEKVSVRKRPGTVGICAAIMNRYKIDTVPHIICGGFTKEETESALIDLHFLGIDNVLVLRGDAVKNERSFIPEPGGHPYAVDLVQQIVKMNSGKYLHGDDVLDVAPTDLCIGVAGYPEKHFEAPNMISDLRHLKEKVNAGADYIVTQMFFDNQKYFDFVKKCREMEINVPIIPGIKVLTSKNQAMLLPKTFYIDIPEELLVAIENCKDDSEAKEAGIEWCIKQSKELVKFGAPVLHFYTMGSSEPVRRVASKVF, encoded by the coding sequence ATGAAAGTTGTTGATAGTATTAAGCAAGCAAAGTCCACGCTTTTATCTATAGAAATTCTTCCTCCGCTGAAAGGGAAAAGCATTCAGTCCATTTACAATATTATTGACCCGCTGCAAGAGTTCAAACCGGCATTCATTGATGTAACGTATCATCGCGAAGAATACGTTTACAAAAAACGCGAAGGAGGTTTTCTCGAAAAAGTTTCTGTGCGCAAACGCCCGGGAACGGTAGGAATCTGCGCGGCAATAATGAACAGATATAAAATTGATACGGTGCCTCATATTATCTGCGGAGGATTTACCAAAGAAGAAACCGAAAGCGCGCTCATTGATTTACATTTTCTTGGAATCGATAATGTGCTCGTGCTTCGCGGAGATGCGGTGAAGAATGAACGAAGTTTTATTCCTGAACCGGGCGGACATCCGTACGCGGTAGATTTAGTTCAGCAGATAGTGAAAATGAATTCGGGAAAATATTTACACGGAGATGATGTGCTCGATGTTGCGCCAACCGATTTATGCATTGGCGTTGCCGGCTATCCCGAAAAACATTTTGAAGCGCCCAACATGATTTCTGATTTGCGTCATCTGAAAGAAAAAGTAAATGCCGGAGCAGATTATATAGTCACACAAATGTTTTTTGACAACCAGAAATATTTTGACTTCGTGAAAAAATGCCGCGAAATGGAAATTAATGTTCCGATTATTCCCGGAATAAAAGTTCTGACTTCAAAAAACCAGGCAATGCTTCTTCCGAAAACTTTTTACATAGACATTCCCGAAGAACTTTTAGTAGCCATTGAAAATTGCAAAGATGATTCTGAAGCGAAAGAAGCCGGCATTGAATGGTGCATCAAGCAGTCGAAAGAACTTGTAAAGTTTGGCGCGCCCGTTCTTCATTTTTATACGATGGGAAGTTCCGAACCCGTGAGAAGAGTTGCTTCTAAAGTTTTTTAA
- a CDS encoding dCMP deaminase family protein — translation MDLAQNLAERSHCVKIKVGAVLTKDTRIVSLGYNGPPAGTHNCDIEWPNEGCPRDSKGGCSLALHAEQNAIIYASKNNVPLENCVLYITLAPCLACARIVFASGIKKIIYLNSYAEYKGLKSDEGIDFLQRFGIEVVKYKKQQ, via the coding sequence ATGGACTTAGCGCAAAACCTTGCGGAGCGTTCGCATTGCGTGAAAATAAAAGTGGGCGCGGTGCTCACGAAAGATACGCGCATTGTTTCGCTCGGATACAATGGTCCGCCTGCCGGAACACACAACTGCGATATAGAGTGGCCGAACGAGGGCTGCCCGCGCGACAGCAAAGGAGGTTGTTCGCTTGCGCTTCACGCGGAACAAAATGCAATCATCTACGCTTCGAAAAATAATGTGCCGCTTGAAAACTGTGTATTGTACATAACACTTGCACCTTGCCTTGCCTGCGCGAGAATAGTTTTTGCTTCGGGAATTAAAAAAATAATTTACCTGAACAGTTACGCGGAATACAAAGGATTGAAAAGTGATGAAGGAATAGATTTTTTGCAGCGTTTCGGAATAGAAGTCGTGAAATACAAAAAGCAGCAGTAG
- a CDS encoding S41 family peptidase, whose product MNNKLKIILPIIFGVLLATGIFIGSKLNFSETRIHFLQPEKKSSDKLNSVLNFIEEEYVDTVKKNDLVEKAIVSMLQNLDPHSVYLTPQEVKEMREPLEGNFEGIGIEFNIIKDTIRVISVIAGGPSEALGIQAGDKIVRIEGKNAAGTKIKNKEVLGKLRGKGGTKVSISIMRGTSKKLIDYTITRGKIPIYSVDAGYMLSKKTGYIKVSRFAENTHEEFLEKASHLRSQGMENLILDLRGNGGGLLSSAIKICDEFLEKGKVIVFTEGKSHPKETIEATDKGILTDTKLIVLIDESSASASEIVAGAIQDNDRGRIIGRRSFGKGLVQRETMFADSSAIRLTVARYCTPTGRCIQKPYGKDLEDYYSEEYNRYQQGELMHADSIHQKDTLKYKTSQGKIVYGGGGITPDIFVSLDTTGRTPYLSELFVKGAFDQFGFDYADKNRKSLSKMDMKKFQSSFTIDENLFNEFITYSEKLGVKLNPHEAEISKTLIKNLLKASIARQIWGNDGFYPILNQDDKAISKAIEFFNKQ is encoded by the coding sequence ATGAATAACAAATTAAAAATAATTCTCCCGATAATTTTTGGAGTTCTCCTTGCTACCGGAATTTTCATCGGCTCCAAATTAAATTTTTCGGAAACGAGAATTCATTTTCTTCAGCCGGAAAAAAAATCTTCCGATAAACTGAACAGCGTTCTGAATTTTATCGAAGAGGAATATGTGGACACGGTGAAGAAAAACGATTTGGTGGAGAAGGCGATTGTTTCCATGCTTCAGAATCTCGACCCGCATTCGGTTTATCTCACTCCGCAGGAAGTAAAAGAAATGCGCGAGCCGCTCGAAGGAAATTTTGAAGGAATCGGAATTGAATTTAATATTATCAAAGATACCATCAGAGTAATTTCCGTTATTGCCGGAGGACCCTCCGAAGCGCTTGGCATTCAGGCGGGAGATAAAATTGTGAGGATTGAAGGAAAAAATGCTGCCGGAACAAAAATAAAAAACAAAGAGGTGCTTGGAAAACTTCGCGGCAAAGGCGGAACAAAAGTTTCCATAAGCATTATGCGCGGCACTTCAAAAAAATTAATTGACTATACCATCACGCGCGGAAAAATTCCAATCTACAGTGTTGATGCCGGCTATATGCTCAGCAAAAAAACCGGCTACATAAAAGTGAGCCGTTTTGCCGAAAACACGCACGAAGAATTTTTAGAGAAAGCATCGCATCTCCGCTCGCAGGGAATGGAAAATTTAATTTTGGATTTGCGCGGCAACGGAGGAGGATTGCTTTCTTCCGCCATAAAAATCTGTGATGAGTTCCTGGAAAAAGGAAAAGTAATTGTTTTCACCGAAGGAAAATCTCATCCGAAAGAAACCATTGAAGCAACCGATAAAGGAATTCTCACCGATACAAAATTAATTGTGCTCATTGATGAATCATCGGCTTCTGCAAGTGAAATTGTTGCAGGCGCAATTCAGGATAATGACAGAGGAAGAATTATCGGCAGGCGTTCGTTCGGAAAAGGATTGGTGCAGCGCGAAACTATGTTTGCTGATAGTTCTGCCATTCGTTTAACGGTTGCCCGCTATTGCACGCCAACCGGCCGATGCATTCAGAAACCTTACGGAAAAGATTTGGAAGATTATTACAGCGAAGAGTACAACCGCTATCAGCAAGGCGAGCTCATGCATGCCGACAGCATTCATCAGAAAGATACGCTGAAGTATAAAACTTCGCAGGGAAAAATTGTTTACGGTGGCGGAGGAATTACGCCCGATATTTTTGTTTCGCTTGACACAACCGGAAGAACTCCTTATCTCTCCGAACTTTTTGTGAAAGGCGCGTTCGATCAATTCGGTTTTGATTACGCGGATAAAAACAGGAAATCGCTTTCGAAAATGGATATGAAAAAATTTCAATCATCATTTACCATTGATGAAAATCTTTTCAATGAATTTATTACTTACTCGGAAAAATTAGGAGTAAAATTAAATCCGCATGAAGCAGAAATTTCTAAAACGCTTATCAAAAATCTTCTGAAAGCAAGCATTGCCCGGCAAATCTGGGGCAATGATGGTTTCTATCCAATACTAAACCAGGATGACAAAGCCATTTCAAAAGCAATTGAATTTTTTAATAAACAGTAG
- the uvrC gene encoding excinuclease ABC subunit UvrC codes for MPKEAKDKFSHLRNTLSNLPANPGVYQYFDKRGKIIYIGKAKSLRKRVSSYFTKNHSYGKLLYLVTSVAEIKYIVVSTEFDALLLENNLIKKYQPRYNAALKDDKTYPWICVKNERFPRIFQTRNFIRDGSQYFGPYPSLRTMYTILDLIRKLYQLRNCNLNLSKENIGKKKFKVCLEYHLKNCKGPCEAFQSEEEYNSDIAQIKQILRGNISSVIKQLKELMWSYSEKFDFENAQSLKEKIESLEKYQSRSVIVSPTIEDADVFSIITDEEAGYVNYLKVVNGAVVQAHTLEIKKKLEETKEELLLLSIAELRQRFHSETKEIIVPFPLDLNFPDGEITVPKIGDKKKLLELSERNAEYYRNDKMKKYSESKKETHPERILRTMMNDLRLKELPMHIECFDNSNIQGTFPVSACVVFRNVKPSKKDYRIFNIKTVEGPDDFASMQEVIYRRYKRMLEETPNDLPQLIIIDGGKGQISAAAKSLETLGLSGKIPVIGIAKKLEEIFYHGDSLPLYLNKKSETLKVIQQMRDEAHRFGLKHHRGRRVRESIGSELTQIKGISDKTAKKLLREFKSVAQIKETSEEKIAEVIGKAKAKKIFQHYK; via the coding sequence ATGCCAAAAGAAGCAAAAGATAAATTTTCTCACCTGAGAAATACGCTTTCAAATCTTCCTGCCAACCCCGGAGTTTACCAGTATTTTGACAAGCGCGGGAAAATTATTTATATAGGAAAAGCAAAGAGCTTACGGAAACGAGTTTCATCTTACTTCACAAAAAATCATTCGTACGGAAAACTTCTTTATCTCGTAACAAGCGTTGCAGAAATAAAATATATAGTTGTAAGCACGGAGTTTGATGCGTTGCTTCTGGAAAATAATCTCATAAAAAAATATCAGCCGCGCTATAATGCCGCGCTCAAGGATGATAAAACATATCCGTGGATTTGTGTGAAGAACGAACGCTTTCCGAGAATTTTTCAAACAAGAAATTTTATCCGTGATGGCTCGCAGTATTTTGGCCCGTATCCTTCGCTGCGAACAATGTATACCATTCTCGATTTAATCCGTAAACTTTATCAGCTGCGCAACTGCAACCTGAATCTTTCGAAAGAAAATATTGGGAAAAAGAAATTCAAAGTTTGTCTGGAGTATCATTTGAAAAATTGCAAAGGTCCATGCGAAGCATTTCAATCGGAAGAGGAATACAACAGCGACATTGCCCAGATTAAACAAATTCTCAGAGGAAATATTTCTTCGGTGATAAAACAACTGAAAGAATTAATGTGGAGCTATTCTGAAAAATTTGATTTCGAGAACGCACAGTCGCTGAAAGAAAAAATAGAGTCGCTTGAAAAATATCAGAGCCGTTCTGTTATAGTAAGTCCTACGATTGAAGATGCGGATGTATTCTCAATCATCACCGATGAAGAAGCCGGCTACGTAAATTATTTAAAAGTTGTGAACGGAGCGGTGGTGCAGGCGCATACTCTTGAAATAAAAAAGAAATTGGAAGAAACAAAGGAGGAATTGCTTCTCCTTTCCATTGCCGAATTGCGACAGCGTTTTCACAGCGAGACGAAAGAAATTATTGTCCCGTTTCCGCTGGACCTTAATTTTCCCGATGGAGAAATTACAGTTCCTAAAATTGGTGACAAGAAAAAACTTCTTGAACTTTCTGAGCGCAATGCGGAATATTACAGGAATGACAAGATGAAAAAATATTCCGAAAGCAAAAAAGAAACGCATCCTGAAAGAATTTTACGGACAATGATGAATGACTTGCGCCTGAAAGAATTACCTATGCACATTGAGTGCTTTGACAATTCAAATATTCAGGGAACCTTTCCGGTTTCTGCCTGCGTGGTTTTTAGAAATGTAAAACCGAGCAAAAAAGATTACAGAATCTTTAATATAAAAACTGTAGAAGGTCCCGATGATTTTGCTTCGATGCAAGAAGTAATTTATCGCAGATACAAACGAATGCTTGAGGAAACTCCAAATGATTTGCCGCAATTAATTATTATTGACGGAGGCAAAGGGCAAATTTCTGCTGCAGCAAAGAGTTTAGAAACGCTTGGGCTGTCAGGAAAAATTCCTGTGATTGGAATTGCAAAAAAACTGGAAGAAATTTTTTACCATGGAGATTCGCTTCCGCTTTATCTCAACAAAAAATCTGAAACGCTGAAAGTTATTCAGCAGATGCGCGATGAAGCGCACCGTTTCGGATTAAAACATCACAGGGGAAGAAGAGTGCGCGAAAGTATTGGCTCAGAACTTACGCAGATAAAAGGAATCAGCGATAAAACTGCTAAAAAACTTTTGCGCGAATTCAAATCCGTGGCCCAGATTAAAGAAACATCTGAAGAAAAAATTGCGGAAGTGATTGGAAAGGCAAAAGCGAAAAAAATTTTCCAACACTATAAATAA
- a CDS encoding sigma-70 family RNA polymerase sigma factor: MSEEEIIHGCMKHERASQRALCEIYSERMMEICIRYSKNHPDAKEIFLDGFKNIFNNFSHFAGENAKRKKDGNEISLEEWIQKEIISSAIRHMHANKREYFVSSTVNARDLEKPVTAEISDEQIMKSADRKIIVKALQQLSPSYRAVYNLYEMDGYSYGEISKLLDISEYTAKDSLSKAKFNLRKNIARMIPQ; the protein is encoded by the coding sequence ATGAGCGAAGAAGAAATCATACATGGTTGTATGAAACATGAGCGCGCCAGCCAGCGCGCACTCTGTGAAATTTATTCCGAAAGAATGATGGAGATATGCATCCGCTATTCAAAAAATCACCCCGATGCAAAAGAAATTTTTCTGGATGGGTTTAAAAATATTTTCAACAACTTTTCTCATTTTGCAGGTGAAAATGCAAAAAGAAAAAAAGACGGCAACGAAATTTCTCTCGAAGAATGGATACAAAAGGAAATAATTTCTTCAGCCATTCGCCACATGCACGCAAACAAACGGGAATATTTTGTGAGCAGCACGGTGAACGCCCGCGATTTGGAAAAACCGGTGACTGCCGAAATTTCCGATGAACAAATTATGAAATCGGCAGACAGAAAAATTATCGTGAAAGCGCTTCAGCAATTATCTCCTTCATATCGTGCAGTATATAATCTTTATGAAATGGACGGCTATTCGTATGGAGAAATTTCAAAACTGCTCGACATCAGCGAATACACGGCAAAAGACAGTTTATCAAAAGCAAAATTTAATCTCAGAAAAAATATTGCGCGAATGATTCCGCAATGA
- a CDS encoding gliding motility-associated C-terminal domain-containing protein, with amino-acid sequence MTNQDNIEKLFKEKFRNFEADVNPNVWANVQSGISSGVGSAAGTAAKFALGKIIAGAVAVTGIAGSVWYFSHTENKTTTALPERKNKTEVVSPSPNTENNLTAENNPTANSSATQSEKKNSPVVHSSNQSANDNSVKNNSSSGENASSTVPSSDNSSATLSAESHKYGNASKDDGGMVRWNKYQSPKTNSSKDNSSASGKESSNNVNENNSSEPEDISKTESKPVSRIDSIPNAFTPNGDGYDDYFYPLVVKNISSIEVTITDTKGRFVYKWKTIDGNWNGKLMNGSDAPEGVYLYFIQASGTDGIPHVKKGSVTLYR; translated from the coding sequence ATGACGAATCAAGATAACATAGAAAAACTTTTTAAGGAGAAGTTCCGGAATTTTGAAGCGGATGTAAACCCGAATGTGTGGGCAAATGTTCAAAGCGGAATTTCTTCTGGAGTTGGAAGCGCTGCAGGAACTGCTGCCAAGTTTGCGTTGGGAAAAATTATTGCCGGAGCGGTCGCTGTTACAGGAATTGCGGGCAGCGTTTGGTATTTTTCACATACGGAAAATAAAACTACAACCGCTCTGCCGGAACGTAAAAACAAAACCGAAGTTGTTTCACCTTCTCCAAACACAGAAAATAATTTAACGGCTGAAAATAATCCAACAGCGAATTCTTCCGCCACACAATCTGAAAAGAAAAATTCTCCGGTTGTTCATTCCTCCAATCAATCTGCTAATGATAACTCTGTAAAAAACAATTCTTCTTCCGGAGAAAATGCTTCCTCAACGGTTCCCTCTTCCGATAATTCTTCTGCAACTTTGTCTGCAGAATCGCATAAATATGGAAACGCCTCAAAAGATGATGGAGGAATGGTGCGATGGAATAAGTATCAAAGCCCTAAAACAAATTCCTCAAAAGATAATTCCTCTGCAAGCGGTAAAGAAAGTTCAAACAATGTAAATGAAAATAATTCTTCAGAGCCGGAAGATATTTCCAAAACCGAATCCAAACCCGTTTCAAGAATTGATTCTATTCCCAATGCATTTACTCCGAATGGAGACGGATACGATGATTATTTTTATCCGCTTGTAGTAAAAAACATTTCATCCATTGAAGTAACAATTACTGATACAAAAGGACGGTTTGTTTATAAATGGAAAACAATTGATGGAAACTGGAACGGAAAATTAATGAACGGAAGCGATGCGCCAGAAGGTGTCTATCTTTATTTTATTCAGGCATCCGGAACCGATGGCATTCCACATGTAAAAAAAGGTTCGGTAACCTTGTACAGGTAA